In Prunus dulcis chromosome 1, ALMONDv2, whole genome shotgun sequence, the following are encoded in one genomic region:
- the LOC117628535 gene encoding pyruvate decarboxylase 1-like — MDTQAIIASKPTNNINAIFDHSSFSGTQNPSTLGRHLARRLVQIGITDVFTVPGDFNLILLDGLIAEPELNLIGCCNELNAGYAADGYARSRGVSACVVTFTVGGLSVINAIAGAYSENLAVICIVGGPNSNDYGSNGIIHHTIGLADFSQEFRCFQTVTCHQAVVKDLEDAHLQIDEAIAVSLKESKPVYISISCNLPDIPHPSFPQEPAPFFLTPKLTNQEGLEIAVEATAKYLNKAVKPVIVSGPLLRVAKACNSLIELADACGYAMAVMPSAKGLIPENHPNFIGTYWGVVSTPFCTEVVESADAYLFAGAIFDELNTAAYSLHVKMQKAVIIQSQSVVIANGPRFGDIQMRDFLKALARRLEYNSTAFKNYSRMHVSEGLPSQCDPKENLKVSVLFKNIQNMLSSNTTVIAEAGDSWFNCQKLKLPQGCGYECQINYGSIGWSVGATLGYAQAAPNKRLISCIGDGSFQMTAQDVSTMLRCGQRNIIFLLNNGGYMTEEQFHFGPYNVIKNWNYAALVDAIHNGEGKCWTTKVHCEEELVEAIKTATEDKEECLCFIEVVLHMDDTSKELIQFACRLAARGCRQNP, encoded by the exons ATGGATACCCAAGCCATCATCGCATCCAAACCTACCAATAATATTAATGCCATTTTTGACCACTCCTCGTTCAGTGGCACCCAAAACCCTAGTACTCTTGGTCGTCACCTTGCTCGCAGACTTGTTCAGATAGGAATTACAGATGTGTTCACTGTTCCGGGCGACTTCAACCTCATCCTTCTCGACGGTCTTATAGCCGAGCCGGAGCTCAACCTCATCGGTTGCTGCAATGAGCTGAATGCAGGCTATGCTGCTGATGGCTACGCCAGGTCCCGCGGCGTGAGCGCTTGCGTTGTCACTTTTACTGTGGGTGGCCTTAGTGTTATTAATGCCATTGCTGGGGCTTACAGTGAAAATCTCGCTGTTATTTGCATCGTTGGTGGTCCTAATTCGAATGATTATGGCAGTAACGGAATTATCCACCACACCATTGGATTGGCTGACTTCAGCCAAGAGTTCAGATGCTTCCAAACTGTTACTTGCCACCAG GCTGTTGTGAAGGACTTGGAAGATGCACACTTGCAGATAGATGAAGCTATTGCAGTTTCTTTGAAAGAAAGCAAGCCTGTTTACATCAGCATAAGCTGTAACTTACCAGATATTCCTCATCCATCCTTTCCTCAAGAGCCCGCTCCATTCTTCTTAACTCCCAA aCTGACTAACCAAGAAGGCCTGGAGATTGCAGTGGAGGCAACAGCAAAGTACTTGAACAAGGCTGTGAAACCAGTTATTGTTTCTGGGCCTCTTCTTAGAGTTGCAAAGGCCTGTAATTCCCTTATTGAGTTGGCAGATGCTTGTGGTTATGCCATGGCGGTCATGCCCTCAGCCAAAGGCCTTATACCAGAGAACCATCCAAATTTCATTGGGACTTACTGGGGTGTAGTAAGCACCCCTTTCTGCACAGAAGTTGTCGAATCAGCTGACGCTTACCTCTTTGCCGGAGCTATATTTGACGAACTAAATACTGCCGCGTACTCACTTCATGTCAAAATGCAGAAGGCGGTGATCATACAGTCTCAGAGTGTAGTTATTGCAAATGGACCAAGATTTGGGGACATTCAAATGAGGGACTTTCTCAAAGCACTTGCAAGGCGGCTCGAGTACAATTCAACTGCTTTCAAGAACTACAGCCGGATGCATGTCTCAGAGGGCCTTCCTTCTCAATGTGATCCCAAGGAGAATCTGAAAGTCAGCGTTCTTTtcaaaaacatacaaaacatGTTGTCAAGTAACACCACGGTGATTGCAGAAGCAGGAGACTCGTGGTTTAATTGCCAGAAGCTGAAACTCCCACAAGGATGCGG TTATGAGTGTCAAATAAATTATGGATCAATCGGTTGGTCAGTTGGTGCAACTCTAGGATATGCACAGGCTGCACCCAATAAGAGACtaattagttgtattggtGATGGGAGCTTCCAG ATGACGGCACAAGATGTGTCGACTATGCTGCGATGTGGACAACGAAATATCATATTTTTACTTAACAATGGCGGATACATGACAGAAGAACAGTTCCATTTTGGGCCTTACAATGTAATCAAGAACTGGAACTACGCTGCCTTGGTTGATGCTATTCACAATGGGGAAGGCAAGTGCTGGACCACCAAG GTTCATTGTGAGGAGGAGCTTGTTGAAGCAATTAAGACGGCGACTGAGGACAAAGAGGAATGCTTGTGTTTCATAGAGGTTGTTTTACACATGGATGACACAAGCAAGGAGCTAATTCAGTTTGCATGTAGACTAGCTGCCAGAGGCTGCCGACAAAATCCATGA
- the LOC117614026 gene encoding pentatricopeptide repeat-containing protein At2g34400: MLRAKVPSHLITRRITFEKSHTHLNPHNPNQSPSLSQKLLYLLKQCVSTKELKQIHTQMLINSIHKPNFLLPKIIDLKDFSYASMLFSHIPEPNDYAFNIMIRGLTTTWHKYQLTLEFYYQMKSLCLMPNNFTYPFVFIACANLVELNHGRAAHSSVFKTGLDKDGHVTHSLITMYARCGKLGFARKVFDEICQRDLVSWNSMISGYSKMGYAGDAVRLFQEMRDAEFEPDEMSLVSILGACGDLGDLSLGRWVESFVVENKLELNSYVGSALIGMYGKCGDLSSARRVFDSMKKKDRVTWNAMITGYAQNGMSDEAMVLFDDMKERGVNPDKITLVGMLSACASIGALDLGRWIDIYASERGIQQDIYVGTALIDMYAKCGSLANALRVFEDMPQKNEVSWNAMISALAFHGRAHEAISLFKSMTEGAGATRPNDITFVGVLSACVHVGLVDEGRQLFNLMSSSFGLVPKVEHYSCLVDLLSRAGLVHEAWDFIKKMPEKPDEVVLGALLGACKKCKNVDVTKQVVQLLLELEPSNSGNYVISSKIYANLKMWDESAKMRVLMKQRGVSKTPGCSWIGNEHQLHEFHSGDGSIEILHLLKLLYEDLKNEGYIPNIYSV; this comes from the exons ATGCTTAGAGCCAAAGTCCCTTCACACCTAATTACCCGCCGAatcacttttgaaaaaagccaCACACACCTCAATCCCCACAACCCAAATCaatccccctctctctcccaaaaGCTCTTATACCTCCTGAAACAATGTGTATCCACCAAAGAGTTGAAACAAATTCACACCCAAATGCTCATAAACTCCATACATAAACCCAACTTCCTCCTCCCCAAAATCATTGACCTCAAAGACTTCTCCTATGCCTCCATGCTCTTCTCCCACATCCCGGAACCCAACGACTACGCTTTCAACATCATGATCCGTGGCCTTACCACCACATGGCATAAATACCAACTTACTCTTGAATTCTATTACCAAATGAAGTCTTTGTGTCTGATGCCCAATAATTTTACGTACCCTTTTGTGTTCATTGCGTGCGCGAATTTGGTTGAGTTGAATCATGGGCGCGCAGCCCATTCGTCAGTGTTTAAGACTGGATTGGATAAGGATGGACATGTGACTCACTCTTTGATCACCATGTATGCTAGGTGTGGTAAATTGGGTTTTGCACGGaaggtgtttgatgaaatttgtCAAAGGGACTTGGTTTCgtggaattcgatgatttccGGGTATTCCAAAATGGGGTATGCTGGTGATGCTGTGCGGTTGTTTCAGGAAATGAGGGATGCAGAGTTTGAGCCTGATGAAATGAGCTTGGTGAGCATTCTTGGAGCGTGCGGGGACCTGGGTGATTTGAGTTTGGGGAGGTGGGTGGAgagttttgttgttgagaataAGTTGGAGCTGAATTCATATGTTGGGTCTGCGTTAATTGGTATGTATGGAAAGTGTGGTGATTTGTCCTCGGCGAGGAGGGTCTTTGATAGTATGAAGAAAAAGGATCGAGTCACCTGGAATGCCATGATAACAGG GTATGCTCAAAATGGAATGTCCGATGAAGCAATGGTGCTTTTTGATGACATGAAAGAGAGAGGTGTTAATCCTGACAAAATTACTTTGGTTGGAATGTTGTCTGCATGTGCCTCGATCGGTGCCCTAGATTTGGGGAGATGGATTGACATATATGCATCCGAAAGGGGAATACAACAGGACATTTATGTCGGCACTgcattaattgacatgtatgctAAGTGTGGGAGTTTAGCCAATGCACTAAgagtttttgaagacatgcCCCAGAAAAATGAGGTCTCGTGGAATGCCATGATATCTGCCCTTGCTTTCCATGGGAGAGCACATGAAGCAATATCCCTATTCAAGAGCATGACAGAAGGTGCTGGGGCTACTCGGCCAAATGACATCACATTTGTGGGAGTGCTTTCTGCATGTGTACATGTTGGATTAGTGGATGAGGGCCGTCAATTGTTTAATTTGATGAGCTCGTCATTTGGGCTGGTCCCAAAAGTAGAGCATTACTCTTGCCTGGTTGACCTTTTGTCACGTGCAGGACTTGTACATGAAGCTTGGGACTTCATTAAGAAAATGCCTGAAAAACCAGATGAAGTTGTACTGGGGGCATTGCTTGGCGCCTGTAAGAAATGTAAAAATGTAGATGTCACTAAGCAAGTAGTGCAGCTGCTTCTTGAATTAGAGCCTTCAAACTCAGGAAACTATGTTATCTCATCAAAGATATATGCGAATTTAAAAATGTGGGACGAGTCAGCAAAGATGAGAGTGTTGATGAAACAGAGGGGTGTCAGTAAGACTCCTGGTTGTAGCTGGATTGGGAATGAGCATCAACTTCATGAGTTTCACTCGGGTGATGGTTCAATAGAAATTCTTCATTTACTTAAGTTATTATACGAGGATCTGAAGAATGAAGGTTACATTCCAAACATTTATTCTGTCTAG
- the LOC117616581 gene encoding mitochondrial outer membrane import complex protein METAXIN, whose amino-acid sequence MEEYTLVVRKPCFGLPTACPSCLPVFFYLKFANVPFHLAYNLTYPDSDKIPYIESGEYVTYNNEKGGIIERLKEDHIADLDTELHSVPEWISTKAMISSWLADAIKYELWLGTDGSSAETIYYSDLPWPIGKILFLKQLHKVKQELGITKDNSEKIEEQTYKRASLAFGALSSRLEEQNFLFENRPSSLDALFLGQALITLQALPETSVLRSKLLEHENLVRYVDRLKTEFVDAGSSSSVPNYPSSAAPRRGPSNWSSKPKSKPKREKTKEEKSFKRRSKYFLVAQLVSVVLFVTLMARADDAEIELDDDEGYE is encoded by the exons ATGGAAGAGTACACTCTCGTGGTGAGGAAGCCCTGTTTTGGCTTGCCTACTGCTTGCCCTTCATGCTTGCCGGTCTTCTTCTACCTCAAGTTTGCTAATGTTCCCTTTCACTTGGCTTACAATCTTACCTACCCTGACTCTG ATAAAATCCCTTATATTGAATCTGGTGAGTACGTGACTTATAATAATGAGAAGGGTGGCATTATCGAAAGACTGAAAGAAGATCACATTGCTGATTTGGACACTGAACTTCACTCAGTTCCAGAATGGATATCTACAAAGGCAATGATTAGCTCCTGGCTTGCTGATGCAATCAAGTATGAACTCTGGTTGGGAACAGATGGTAGTTCTGCTGAAACGATATATTATTCTGATCTCCCATGGCCAATTGGAAAGATTCTATTCTTAAAGCAACTGCATAAAGTAAAGCAGGAACTTGGGATTACCAAAGACAATTCTGAGAAAATAGAAGAacag ACATACAAGAGAGCCAGCCTTGCATTTGGAGCCCTCTCAAGTAGGTTGGAGGAACAGaactttttatttgaaaacag GCCATCAAGTTTGGATGCACTCTTTCTTGGGCAGGCACTTATCACTCTTCAAGCATTACCA GAAACATCAGTGCTGCGGAGCAAGCTTTTAGAACATGAAAACCTTGTTAGGTATGTTGATAGGCTTAAGACGGAGTTCGTGGATGCAGGTTCTTCATCTTCAGTCCCAAACTACCCTTCATCAGCAGCTCCTAGAAGAGGTCCTTCAAATTGGA gttCTAAGCCCAAGAGCAAAcccaaaagggaaaaaacaaaagaggagAAAAGTTTTAAGAGAAGgtccaaatattttttggtagCACAGCTGGTTTCAGTTGTACTTTTCGTCACTCTCATGGCCCGAGCAGATGATGCTGAAATTGagcttgatgatgatgaaggatATGAGTAA
- the LOC117615794 gene encoding protein ROLLING AND ERECT LEAF 2-like isoform X1: MGCSTSKLDDVEAVQLCKDRKRFIKQALEQRTRFASGHIAYIQSLKRVSAALHDYVEGDEPREFLLESFITPPFTPIKKTSPGFISISPKSFTPTQIQSEPHSSVKICYLRSGGNPAVSVEERPQSPETARVETYSPIHHFGMDGFFEMQSSPMNSSFFSYSPNNRPNIPPPSPQNSQWDFFWNPFSSLDYYGYPTRSSLDQTVMDDEIRGLRQVREEEGIPDLEEVETEQEECENEANVAQEKDKVDLNCNREEVIIEDVNEEEEEEEMDSGTEIEHDAKIPSHSSVSIEVSRSQNTRQVETSNQATAVGHREAKEETPGFTVYVDRRPTSMAEVIKVLETQFMIVCNAANEVSALLEAGRAEFSSTSNELTAMKMLNPVALFRTASSRSASSRYLLNSSSSKDEGYESSSDISEEACMFTGSHQSTLDRLYAWEKKLYEEVKSGEKVRIAYEKKLTHLRNQDVKGDDYSALEKTRAAIRDLHTQMKVSIHSVEAISKRIETLRDEELQPQLSELVQGLARMWKVMAECHRSQKRSLDEAKVLLAGTPSKLEAKRHSSISITDPNRLARSAANLETELRNWRAYFESWIASQRSYVHALTGWLLRCMRADPDTSKLPLSPRRSNGALPIFGICIQWSRFLDAIHETPVLDGLDFFAAGMGSLYAQQLREDSRHVRVGSKRFGAGTPDEFSGDMKIVEVGQVEQVMTADKMAEVAIRVLCAGMSVTMSSLTQFSIASADGYAELVNQWDNAKA, encoded by the exons ATGGGATGCTCTACATCAAAGCTAGATGATGTGGAAGCAGTTCAACTTTGTAAAGATCGAAAGAGATTTATTAAACAGGCTCTTGAGCAAAGAACACGATTTGCCTCTGGACACATTGCCTATATCCAGTCCCTAAAAAGAGTTTCAGCTGCTCTTCATGATTATGTCGAAGGAGATGAGCCTCGTGAGTTCTTGTTAGAGTCATTCATAACCCCACCTTTCACACCCATTAAGAAAACAAGTCCTGGTTTTATCTCCATTTCACCAAAATCCTTCACACCTACACAAATCCAATCTGAACCCCATTCATCTGTGAAAATATGTTATCTAAGATCAGGAGGGAACCCAGCAGTTTCAGTTGAAGAGAGGCCTCAATCACCAGAAACAGCCAGAGTTGAAACTTACTCTCCAATCCACCATTTTGGGATGGATGGGTTCTttgaaatgcaatcttcaccAATGAATTCTTCGTTCTTCTCTTATTCCCCTAACAATAGACCCAACATCCCTCCGCCTTCACCTCAAAATTCTCAATGGGATTTCTTTTGGAACCCATTTTCATCATTAGATTACTACGGTTATCCCACTCGAAGTAGTCTTGATCAGACAGTTATGGATGATGAGATTAGAGGTCTAAGGCAGgtcagagaagaagaagggatCCCTGACTTGGAAGAAGTTGAGACTGAACAGGAGGAATGTGAGAACGAGGCAAATGTAGCACAAGAAAAGGATAAAGTTGATCTAAACTGCAACAGAGAAGAAGTTATTATTGAAGATGTTaatgaggaagaggaggaggaggaaatgGATAGCGGAACTGAAATTGAGCATGATGCAAAAATACCATCGCATAGTAGTGTGAGTATAGAGGTGTCAAGATCTCAGAATACAAGACAAGTTGAAACTAGTAACCAAGCAACCGCTGTTGGTCACCGGGAAGCTAAGGAGGAAACGCCCGGCTTTACTGTTTATGTAGACCGAAGGCCAACAAGTATGGCAGAAGTTATCAAGGTTTTAGAAACTCAGTTCATGATTGTTTGCAATGCAGCCAATGAGGTCTCAGCATTGTTAGAGGCCGGTAGAGCAGAGTTCTCCTCAACCTCCAACGAACTCACAG CCATGAAAATGTTGAACCCAGTAGCTTTATTTCGCACAGCTTCTTCTCGCTCAGCCTCTTCCAGATATTTACTGAATTCTTCGAGCTCTAAAGATGAAGGCTATGAAAGCAGTAGTGACATCTCAGAGGAGGCCTGCATGTTTACAGGTAGTCACCAATCAACATTGGATAGATTATATGCTTGGGAGAAGAAACTCTACGAGGAAGTCAAG TCTGGAGAAAAGGTTCGGATTGCATACGAAAAGAAATTGACTCATCTCAGGAACCAAGATGTAAAAGGAGATGACTATTCCGCATTAGAAAAAACAAGGGCAGCCATTAGAGATCTGCATACTCAGATGAAGGTTTCAATACATTCGGTTGAAGCTATTTCAAAGAGGATTGAGACCTTAAGGGATGAAGAATTGCAGCCTCAACTTTCAGAACTGGTACAAGG GTTAGCAAGGATGTGGAAAGTAATGGCAGAGTGTCATCGGTCACAGAAACGAAGCCTAGATGAAGCCAAGGTTTTACTAGCAGGCACGCCTTCAAAACTGGAAGCTAAAAGACACTCTTCCATTTCAATTACTGATCCAAACCGGCTAGCACGTTCAGCTGCCAATCTTGAGACAGAGCTGAGGAATTGGAGAGCTTATTTTGAGTCATGGATCGCTTCTCAACGATCCTATGTGCATGCCTTAACAGGGTGGCTGCTCCGTTGCATGAGGGCTGATCCTGATACATCAAAGTTGCCACTCTCTCCCCGTCGCTCAAATGGTGCTCTTCCAATATTTGGAATTTGCATCCAATGGTCAAGGTTTCTGGATGCCATACATGAGACACCGGTGCTGGATGGACTAGATTTTTTTGCAGCCGGTATGGGGTCCCTCTATGCACAACAGCTTAGAGAGGATTCACGCCATGTTAGGGTAGGTTCAAAGAGATTCGGAGCCGGAACACCGGATGAATTTAGTGGGGATATGAAAATTGTGGAGGTCGGTCAAGTTGAACAAGTAATGACTGCAGACAAAATGGCTGAGGTTGCTATAAGGGTACTTTGTGCTGGAATGTCAGTTACTATGAGCTCACTGACACAGTTTTCTATTGCTTCTGCTGATGGATATGCCGAACTTGTGAATCAATGGGACAACGCCAAGGCTTAG
- the LOC117615794 gene encoding protein ROLLING AND ERECT LEAF 2-like isoform X2: MGCSTSKLDDVEAVQLCKDRKRFIKQALEQRTRFASGHIAYIQSLKRVSAALHDYVEGDEPREFLLESFITPPFTPIKKTSPGFISISPKSFTPTQIQSEPHSSVKICYLRSGGNPAVSVEERPQSPETARVETYSPIHHFGMDGFFEMQSSPMNSSFFSYSPNNRPNIPPPSPQNSQWDFFWNPFSSLDYYGYPTRSSLDQTVMDDEIRGLRQVREEEGIPDLEEVETEQEECENEANVAQEKDKVDLNCNREEVIIEDVNEEEEEEEMDSGTEIEHDAKIPSHSSVSIEVSRSQNTRQVETSNQATAVGHREAKEETPGFTVYVDRRPTSMAEVIKVLETQFMIVCNAANEVSALLEAGRAEFSSTSNELTASSRSASSRYLLNSSSSKDEGYESSSDISEEACMFTGSHQSTLDRLYAWEKKLYEEVKSGEKVRIAYEKKLTHLRNQDVKGDDYSALEKTRAAIRDLHTQMKVSIHSVEAISKRIETLRDEELQPQLSELVQGLARMWKVMAECHRSQKRSLDEAKVLLAGTPSKLEAKRHSSISITDPNRLARSAANLETELRNWRAYFESWIASQRSYVHALTGWLLRCMRADPDTSKLPLSPRRSNGALPIFGICIQWSRFLDAIHETPVLDGLDFFAAGMGSLYAQQLREDSRHVRVGSKRFGAGTPDEFSGDMKIVEVGQVEQVMTADKMAEVAIRVLCAGMSVTMSSLTQFSIASADGYAELVNQWDNAKA, encoded by the exons ATGGGATGCTCTACATCAAAGCTAGATGATGTGGAAGCAGTTCAACTTTGTAAAGATCGAAAGAGATTTATTAAACAGGCTCTTGAGCAAAGAACACGATTTGCCTCTGGACACATTGCCTATATCCAGTCCCTAAAAAGAGTTTCAGCTGCTCTTCATGATTATGTCGAAGGAGATGAGCCTCGTGAGTTCTTGTTAGAGTCATTCATAACCCCACCTTTCACACCCATTAAGAAAACAAGTCCTGGTTTTATCTCCATTTCACCAAAATCCTTCACACCTACACAAATCCAATCTGAACCCCATTCATCTGTGAAAATATGTTATCTAAGATCAGGAGGGAACCCAGCAGTTTCAGTTGAAGAGAGGCCTCAATCACCAGAAACAGCCAGAGTTGAAACTTACTCTCCAATCCACCATTTTGGGATGGATGGGTTCTttgaaatgcaatcttcaccAATGAATTCTTCGTTCTTCTCTTATTCCCCTAACAATAGACCCAACATCCCTCCGCCTTCACCTCAAAATTCTCAATGGGATTTCTTTTGGAACCCATTTTCATCATTAGATTACTACGGTTATCCCACTCGAAGTAGTCTTGATCAGACAGTTATGGATGATGAGATTAGAGGTCTAAGGCAGgtcagagaagaagaagggatCCCTGACTTGGAAGAAGTTGAGACTGAACAGGAGGAATGTGAGAACGAGGCAAATGTAGCACAAGAAAAGGATAAAGTTGATCTAAACTGCAACAGAGAAGAAGTTATTATTGAAGATGTTaatgaggaagaggaggaggaggaaatgGATAGCGGAACTGAAATTGAGCATGATGCAAAAATACCATCGCATAGTAGTGTGAGTATAGAGGTGTCAAGATCTCAGAATACAAGACAAGTTGAAACTAGTAACCAAGCAACCGCTGTTGGTCACCGGGAAGCTAAGGAGGAAACGCCCGGCTTTACTGTTTATGTAGACCGAAGGCCAACAAGTATGGCAGAAGTTATCAAGGTTTTAGAAACTCAGTTCATGATTGTTTGCAATGCAGCCAATGAGGTCTCAGCATTGTTAGAGGCCGGTAGAGCAGAGTTCTCCTCAACCTCCAACGAACTCACAG CTTCTTCTCGCTCAGCCTCTTCCAGATATTTACTGAATTCTTCGAGCTCTAAAGATGAAGGCTATGAAAGCAGTAGTGACATCTCAGAGGAGGCCTGCATGTTTACAGGTAGTCACCAATCAACATTGGATAGATTATATGCTTGGGAGAAGAAACTCTACGAGGAAGTCAAG TCTGGAGAAAAGGTTCGGATTGCATACGAAAAGAAATTGACTCATCTCAGGAACCAAGATGTAAAAGGAGATGACTATTCCGCATTAGAAAAAACAAGGGCAGCCATTAGAGATCTGCATACTCAGATGAAGGTTTCAATACATTCGGTTGAAGCTATTTCAAAGAGGATTGAGACCTTAAGGGATGAAGAATTGCAGCCTCAACTTTCAGAACTGGTACAAGG GTTAGCAAGGATGTGGAAAGTAATGGCAGAGTGTCATCGGTCACAGAAACGAAGCCTAGATGAAGCCAAGGTTTTACTAGCAGGCACGCCTTCAAAACTGGAAGCTAAAAGACACTCTTCCATTTCAATTACTGATCCAAACCGGCTAGCACGTTCAGCTGCCAATCTTGAGACAGAGCTGAGGAATTGGAGAGCTTATTTTGAGTCATGGATCGCTTCTCAACGATCCTATGTGCATGCCTTAACAGGGTGGCTGCTCCGTTGCATGAGGGCTGATCCTGATACATCAAAGTTGCCACTCTCTCCCCGTCGCTCAAATGGTGCTCTTCCAATATTTGGAATTTGCATCCAATGGTCAAGGTTTCTGGATGCCATACATGAGACACCGGTGCTGGATGGACTAGATTTTTTTGCAGCCGGTATGGGGTCCCTCTATGCACAACAGCTTAGAGAGGATTCACGCCATGTTAGGGTAGGTTCAAAGAGATTCGGAGCCGGAACACCGGATGAATTTAGTGGGGATATGAAAATTGTGGAGGTCGGTCAAGTTGAACAAGTAATGACTGCAGACAAAATGGCTGAGGTTGCTATAAGGGTACTTTGTGCTGGAATGTCAGTTACTATGAGCTCACTGACACAGTTTTCTATTGCTTCTGCTGATGGATATGCCGAACTTGTGAATCAATGGGACAACGCCAAGGCTTAG